In the Helianthus annuus cultivar XRQ/B chromosome 11, HanXRQr2.0-SUNRISE, whole genome shotgun sequence genome, one interval contains:
- the LOC110886269 gene encoding non-specific lipid-transfer protein-like protein At2g13820, with product MARYQKTNTILMILVITMAALYGSSMAQSSSCTSVLVSLSPCLNYISGNTSTPSSGCCTQLASVVRSQPQCLCQVLNGGGSSLGLNINQTQALELPKACNVQTPPTSQCNAASPTDSPSGTTPSSSPGSPSGKGTETNIVPSTDNGSSDATSIRFTTIPIIFSIFVATYAMVF from the exons ATGGCACGATATCAAAAAACCAACACAATCTTAATGATCCTAGTGATCACAATGGCTGCCCTATATGGAAGCTCAATGGCTCAATCTTCAAGTTGCACAAGTGTTTTAGTTAGTTTGTCTCCATGCCTAAACTACATTTCGGGCAACACATCGACACCATCATCAGGATGCTGCACCCAACTGGCTAGCGTGGTCCGGTCACAGCCACAGTGCCTGTGTCAAGTTCTTAATGGCGGTGGCTCGTCTTTGGGGCTTAATATTAACCAAACTCAGGCTCTTGAGTTGCCTAAGGCTTGCAATGTCCAGACACCACCAACCAGTCAATGCAATG CTGCTTCTCCAACCGACTCTCCTTCAGGAACGACACCTTCTTCTTCTCCAGGATCCCCTTCGGGTAAAGGCACTGAAACAAACATTGTACCATCAACAGATAACGGTTCTTCAGATGCAACTTCAATAAGATTCACAACCATTCCTATAATATTTTCAATATTTGTTGCCACATATGCCATGGTGTTCTAA